The region GCAATATCTTTCAATGACATCAATGTCATTGCTTATATTTCTTATAGCATTAGACAAAGCAGTTCCTAGCTTTCATCATTTTGTCTTACTTTCAATGGCCAAAGCAGGAATTATTTGTAATGGGATTGCTGGATAAAGCACTTTTTACAGATCCACTGATCTTGCTAAAGAAAAATATTAATATATGAAAGAGAAAATCAATCCAGGCAACGATGGGTACGATCCATCAGAGGAATACTTCAAAAAGAAAGATGACACATATGAAAATGAAACTGAAGAATATTTCCCTCAAGAAACTTCTAAGCCCCCCCATTATTAAAGCAACTAAAAAGGGCTGAAGATAATTTGAAATCAACTAATGATTATTATCTATGTGAAATGTATGTACCTTCTGGATAGAGCTTTGAAATTGCATTAAATCGCTTTGAGATTTGTCGTTCTTTGTCAATGTTGACTTTACGATTAAGAACCAAAACGTTGTGAACCATCCATAGAAAAAAGCCAACAAGCCAATACCAAGATATGGGATGAGCCAAAATTTTTATATATCATTGATTTTAAAGATGACAATATTGAAAGTTTTTTTCATCAGTATTTAAACCTTTTGTTATTACCTCAACATCAAAATTAATTTTTTAAAACCATCATTCAAGATTTTTGCTCTTTTCACTAGATCAACAACTTTGTTGGATTAGCGAGAAATACGTAGTCATTAAATAAATTTGTAAACATTTGGTGTAAATCAAGCGACACTGTTCGCAAGTATACTTATTCCTCCTGGGTTATTCATAGGCTGTTCTACCATTAATCTCCTCAGGATAAGGCAATTTATTTAGGCCTCTAATTTGAGATTAAGATTAGAGGATTTTTGAATTATTGAGAGAGCCGTAACCTATCTGGTTTGGTTTTATGATAAATATTCTAAAAATATGAGCTTTTCAAATGCCTTTCCATGCATATAGTTTGGCAATCGTTCTCCTCCGCACTGCTAGATATTGAACAATATGTAACACACTCAAGATAATCTTCAATTGGATCAACTTGTCCTTGGGACATTTTCTTAGTATCTATTGTATTCATAAAAGTCTCCAATAATTAAGTTTAATTTATCCTTTCTTTTTATTTTTTTCTATCGGTATTACTTACTAACTTAATAGCATAAGAAATACTGATGCATAAATCAAATTTACATTAAAAAGCAATGGCGAAAAAGAGATGAATCTTCGAATTAATGGCTAAAAATAATAGTTATATAAAACAAATACATGAAGCAAGGAAACGTCAGGATGGAATTAAATCAAAACTAAAATGATTTTTTTGCTATTTTCTCAATTTTATTCTGATTCCAATTCTTTCTCTAATAGCTTTTATCGGAATCATATCTTTCATTTGATCATCAATTTGCTTTCTAATTAAATTCCTAAATAATTGGGAAAGCAAAACCAAAATCAAAAGGGATACTACAAGGGTTAACAATGCGATTAATGAATAAGTATCCATCTTAAAGCTCTCTATATATTGCCCATTCATCACCATCAGCCGTAACTTCAGATAGTAAAGCAACAGCTATATCGGACTGATCAGAACGTTTAACAATAATCTCTTTACCACCAATATACGGATCATTGAACTCTGATTTTGAACGACTAGCCTCCAACTGTTCAGATGGTGTCAAAAGTTCAAGAATTTTAATCCATATCTCATCATCTGAAGCGAAAGGAGGAACAGAAAACTTACTCGGACTATTTCTTTTTTTATCCATATTATTTAATTTCCAGCATTAAGCTCTTTTACTTCATTAACTAATCGTTCTTGTCGTTCAGGCGTAATAAATCCAAGAGATGCACACTCATTAATGTCTTGAATTGGATCTGATAGTCCATCGTGTTTTTCTAGCCATCCCTCAGTGCACCCTTTACATGCTAATTCATTCAATTCATTAGCCAAAGACTCTGCTTTCAAGCTATCCATCAACAAAAATTTAAATACTTCTTTATTTATACTTTACTGTCGTTCAATAACTCAAGGAAAAATCAATAAGCCTTATTCAACAAAATTGCAAAGTTATAAAATTTGAACCCTATCAATAGATTAATGGAATCAAAGAAACTAAGAACTAGAAAAATTAGGTTAGGAGCTCATGCAGCTTCCTTTTTGAATTCACGGTAAATAGAAATGTCTATAGGTCTATTCACATCAGATTGAAAATCAACTATGTCTTGATAAATCTCATTAGGTAAAGGTTCCATTTCACATCTTGAATAACATTTGCTGTTGTCGATCTTTTTCGATGAAAACCTGTTGCTTAAGCGCTTAAAGATAAACAATGTCACAGTGCAACTTGTGTTAGTTATATCGTTTGAAGCTGTAGATGCAATATGCAAAACTACCAGGCTTCTCTATCAATTGAGTGAGTAGTTATTACTAATAATATTTTTTTGTAGAAGTTGCCACTTCATATCAATTTGAATAAAGAGCAATATTAAAAGAGAATATAAAAAAAAATAACCTTATCACCAAATGAGCTGACTCCGTACATAAGAAAAAATACAACAAAAGTTTGATGAAGCTCAAATATTTTTAATGAAAAATGCTTTTCATCAAGCCAAAAAAGGTCTTTTACAAGACATCGAAAATGCTAACGGTATAAATAAAAAAAACCAACTAACATCCTCCCAGACAACGGAAGCGAAAACAACAAAGTCTGTAGGGACAAAAGTAAAGTGGTAAACATATAAATCTATACATCCTCTAATATTCACTTACCCTTTCAATGGCAACTGAAATCACTGTTTTAGACTTCAAGATTAGTAATACTTTTTCAGAGTATTGCACTCATATGAATGCTCCAGAGCAGCAAACGATGTTTAAAGAAATGGGTGTTAAAACTTTTTATATCGGTGAATGCATAGGAGACTCTAAAAGAGAAACTGTTATGCCTGAAGGATCAGAGAATGTTTTATATAACATTTTCATTAGTCCTGAAACAAAGCCTATTGTTGAAGCCTCTGGTCATATTTATGAAGAAACAAAAATCACATGATGAGAAAACAATTGTCTTAATTGCTAATTTTCACGTTTTGAACATGCTAAAGAAATCGTATTAGGAATCATAGGTATTGAATGTTTTTTGCCGTCTGGGCTTACATATATATTCTCTTTCCCATATTCTGTATCAATGATTTTTTCAAAATGAGTCCCCTTTGGAAGATGTAAAAAATATTTTTGTGCTCTGTTCATCTTTTTTATACAGCTATTTAAAAATAACTAGAATATTTCCCAACGACAACAAATTGATTGTTTTATGAAAGTTTTGGTAGCTAACTATTGAATTTTTCTAAAGCAGTTAATAATCTTCCCACTCTAGTTCCATTAACTCCAAGATCGCCACCACCATATCTTGATGCCGATTTGATTTGAATCTTCTTATCTATTTTTAAAATCTCCAAGTCATCTGGAAATCTCCAAATCAAACTACGACAAACCCCTTTCCAATAATGTTCATTACTAACTAAAACCTTGGTTCTAGGGATTTTCTGGGCAATCGTGACAAGTTGATCAAAGGTCTTGTCAACATCTCCAAATTCTTTTTGAAAGAAAACACAATTAAGTGGATTTAAGCAGGGACTAAGACCTGATTTAAGATCTGGCATATATTCTATTAGTTCATATATTGATCATGCAAAAATTTTATGCCCCCCCTGGTCTTTTTTTTCATTAACTTATTACTCAGTTATGTCTAGTTCTCCCTACTAAAAATACTCATGGGAAAAAGATTCTTCAATTAGGTTAAACTCTAAAGTCTTTTTGAACATGAAACGATTAGATAAGACAGGGATGATACTAATTGTATTCAGTGTGGCCTCAACACTTCCTTATCAGTTTCATTATCTCTCTTCTATGAGTTAAATAAAATTAATCCCTCTCTCGATAGATAGTGCTAATTAAAGGTCTTTTGATTAGAGGCGGCTCAGTCCCATACCCAATCCATATAAAACCAATAATTTCCTCCTCGCTTGAGTTTATTTGTGCAATTTTATAGGTATTAGGGTCTTTAGTGATTTTTCCTGTTGACCACTTGCAACCAACATCATCACCAACAAGTGAAAGCGACAGGTTTTGAATCGCGCAAGCACAAGCAGCATAATCTTCGAGTTTTTGAACTTGATTATCAGTACATACTTGAGTGGCAACAAGCAAATGGGAAGGGTTTAGCATTTTGTCTCTTATCTTTTTCAAACTAGATTCATCTATTTTCATATCACCAAACT is a window of Prochlorococcus marinus str. MIT 0917 DNA encoding:
- a CDS encoding DUF3764 family protein; this translates as MATEITVLDFKISNTFSEYCTHMNAPEQQTMFKEMGVKTFYIGECIGDSKRETVMPEGSENVLYNIFISPETKPIVEASGHIYEETKIT
- a CDS encoding DUF1499 domain-containing protein, whose protein sequence is MPDLKSGLSPCLNPLNCVFFQKEFGDVDKTFDQLVTIAQKIPRTKVLVSNEHYWKGVCRSLIWRFPDDLEILKIDKKIQIKSASRYGGGDLGVNGTRVGRLLTALEKFNS
- a CDS encoding nitroreductase family protein, giving the protein MEIAEAIKKRRTLHIFSKKRVPREVIEKSIFAANQAPCHRRTFPWRFTSIGIKKRELLYQLQLTLKFGDMKIDESSLKKIRDKMLNPSHLLVATQVCTDNQVQKLEDYAACACAIQNLSLSLVGDDVGCKWSTGKITKDPNTYKIAQINSSEEEIIGFIWIGYGTEPPLIKRPLISTIYRERD